A window from Manis javanica isolate MJ-LG chromosome 10, MJ_LKY, whole genome shotgun sequence encodes these proteins:
- the LOC140843796 gene encoding uncharacterized protein produces MDFSLGLRLGPRNKKATLQQLPTPSGHSPPAAAPCLSCVPSACVCHCPGCLPPCCSCAVSPSYPATCPSCPSLPGLPCTTCSCPPCPARPPLTGPHTSCVPCSGPHLICCPSSSCPTCPCSVGQATCPSSYLGCSDGCGFGRGDGWGPLGSTGHCSCCSRGQRNSQGHCLIV; encoded by the coding sequence ATGGACTTCTCTCTGGGCCTACGCTTGGGGCCTCGGAACAAGAAGGCCACCCTCCAACAACTCCCTACACCCTCTGGGCATAGTCCACCAGCTGCTGctccttgtctgtcctgtgttCCCTCTGCCTGTGTCTGCCACTGccctggctgcctccctccctgctgctccTGCGCTGTCTCTCCCTCCTACCCAGCTACCTGCCCCTCCTGTCCCAGCCTCCCTGGCCTACCTTGCACCACCtgctcctgccctccctgccctgcccgtCCTCCCTTGACTGGCCCCCACACCTCCTGTGTCCCATGCTCTGGTCCACACCTGATCTGCTGCCCCTCCTCATCTTGCCCCACTTGCCCTTGTTCTGTGGGCCAAGCCACCTGCCCAAGCTCCTACTTGGGCTGCAGTGACGGCTGTGGCTTTGGCCGAGGGGATGGCTGGGGGCCTCTAGGCTCCACTGGCCACTGCAGCTGTTGCTCCCGGGGACAACGCAACTCTCAGGGACACTGTCTCATAGTCTAG
- the MFSD5 gene encoding molybdate-anion transporter isoform X2 gives MLVIAYLALVVLLASCLGLELSRCQAKPPGRACSNPSFLRFQLDFYQVYFLALAADWLQAPYLYKLYQHYYFLEGQIAILYVCGLASTVLFGLVASSLVDWLGRKKSCVLFSLTYSLCCLTKLSRDYFVLLVGRALGGLSTALLFSAFEAWYIHEHVERHDFPAEWIPATFARAAFWNHVLAVVAGVAAEAVACWMGLGPVAPFVTAIPLLALAGALALHNWGENYDRQRAFSRTCAGGLRCLLSDRRVLLLGTIQALFESVIFIFVFLWTPVLDPHGAPLGIVFSSFMAASLLGSSLYRIATSKSPGQESPVESFIAFLLIELACGLYFPSMSFLRRKVIPETEQGGVLNWFRVPLHLLACLGLLVLHDSDHKTGTRNMFSVCFAVMVMALLAVVGLFTVVRHDAELRVPSPTGEPYAPEL, from the exons ATGCTGGTGATTGCCTACCTTGCCTTGGTGGTCCTCTTGGCCTCCTGCCTGGGATTGGAGCTGTCAAGATGCCAGGCCAAGCCCCCTGGAAGGGCCTGCAGCAATCCCTCCTTCCTTCGTTTTCAGTTGGACTTCTATCAGGTCTATTTCCTGGCCCTGGCAGCTGACTGGCTCCAGGCCCCCTACCTCTATAAACTCTATCAGCATTACTACTTCCTGGAGGGTCAAATTGCCATCCTCTATGTATGTGGCCTTGCCTCCACAGTCCTTTTTGGTCTGGTGGCCTCCTCCCTCGTGGATTGGCTGGGTCGCAAGAAGTCTTGTGTCCTCTTCTCCCTCACTTATTCTTTATGCTGCTTAACCAAACTCTCTCGGGACTACTTTGTGCTGCTGGTGGGCCGAGCACTTGGTGGGCTGTCCACGGCCCTGCTCTTCTCGGCCTTCGAGGCCTGGTACATCCATGAGCATGTAGAGCGGCATGACTTCCCTGCTGAGTGGATCCCAGCTACCTTTGCCCGAGCTGCCTTCTGGAACCATGTGCTGGCTGTAGTGGCAGGTGTGGCAGCTGAGGCTGTGGCCTGCTGGATGGGCCTGGGGCCTGTAGCGCCCTTTGTGACTGCCATCCCTCTCTTGGCTCTGGCTGGGGCCTTGGCCCTTCATAACTGGGGAGAGAACTATGATCGGCAGCGTGCCTTCTCGAGGACCTGTGCTGGGGGCCTGCGTTGCCTCCTGTCAGACCGCCGCGTGCTGCTGCTGGGCACCATACAGGCCCTGTTCGAGAGTGTCATCTTCATCTTTGTCTTCCTCTGGACGCCTGTTCTGGACCCACATGGGGCCCCACTGGGCATCGTCTTCTCCAGCTTCATGGCAGCCAGTCTGCTCGGCTCTTCCCTATACCGCATTGCTACCTCCAAGAG CCCAGGCCAGGAGAGTCCAGTGGAATCCTTCATAGCCTTCCTACTTATCGAATTGGCCTGTGGGCTCTACTTTCCCAGCATGAGCTTCCTACGGAGAAAGGTGATCCCTGAGACAGAGCAAGGTGGTGTACTCAACTGGTTCCGGGTGCCTCTGCACTTGTTGGCCTGCCTGGGGCTCCTGGTCCTCCATGACAGTGATCACAAAACTGGCACTCGGAACATGTTCAGTGTCTGCTTCGCTGTCATGGTGATGGCTCTGCTGGCGGTGGTGGGGCTCTTCACTGTAGTGAGGCATGATGCTGAGCTGCGGGTGCCCTCACCCACCGGGGAGCCTTATGCCCCTGAGCTCTAG
- the MFSD5 gene encoding molybdate-anion transporter isoform X1: MLVIAYLALVVLLASCLGLELSRCQAKPPGRACSNPSFLRFQLDFYQVYFLALAADWLQAPYLYKLYQHYYFLEGQIAILYVCGLASTVLFGLVASSLVDWLGRKKSCVLFSLTYSLCCLTKLSRDYFVLLVGRALGGLSTALLFSAFEAWYIHEHVERHDFPAEWIPATFARAAFWNHVLAVVAGVAAEAVACWMGLGPVAPFVTAIPLLALAGALALHNWGENYDRQRAFSRTCAGGLRCLLSDRRVLLLGTIQALFESVIFIFVFLWTPVLDPHGAPLGIVFSSFMAASLLGSSLYRIATSKRYHLQPMHLLSLAVLIVVFSLFMLTFSTSPGQESPVESFIAFLLIELACGLYFPSMSFLRRKVIPETEQGGVLNWFRVPLHLLACLGLLVLHDSDHKTGTRNMFSVCFAVMVMALLAVVGLFTVVRHDAELRVPSPTGEPYAPEL; the protein is encoded by the coding sequence ATGCTGGTGATTGCCTACCTTGCCTTGGTGGTCCTCTTGGCCTCCTGCCTGGGATTGGAGCTGTCAAGATGCCAGGCCAAGCCCCCTGGAAGGGCCTGCAGCAATCCCTCCTTCCTTCGTTTTCAGTTGGACTTCTATCAGGTCTATTTCCTGGCCCTGGCAGCTGACTGGCTCCAGGCCCCCTACCTCTATAAACTCTATCAGCATTACTACTTCCTGGAGGGTCAAATTGCCATCCTCTATGTATGTGGCCTTGCCTCCACAGTCCTTTTTGGTCTGGTGGCCTCCTCCCTCGTGGATTGGCTGGGTCGCAAGAAGTCTTGTGTCCTCTTCTCCCTCACTTATTCTTTATGCTGCTTAACCAAACTCTCTCGGGACTACTTTGTGCTGCTGGTGGGCCGAGCACTTGGTGGGCTGTCCACGGCCCTGCTCTTCTCGGCCTTCGAGGCCTGGTACATCCATGAGCATGTAGAGCGGCATGACTTCCCTGCTGAGTGGATCCCAGCTACCTTTGCCCGAGCTGCCTTCTGGAACCATGTGCTGGCTGTAGTGGCAGGTGTGGCAGCTGAGGCTGTGGCCTGCTGGATGGGCCTGGGGCCTGTAGCGCCCTTTGTGACTGCCATCCCTCTCTTGGCTCTGGCTGGGGCCTTGGCCCTTCATAACTGGGGAGAGAACTATGATCGGCAGCGTGCCTTCTCGAGGACCTGTGCTGGGGGCCTGCGTTGCCTCCTGTCAGACCGCCGCGTGCTGCTGCTGGGCACCATACAGGCCCTGTTCGAGAGTGTCATCTTCATCTTTGTCTTCCTCTGGACGCCTGTTCTGGACCCACATGGGGCCCCACTGGGCATCGTCTTCTCCAGCTTCATGGCAGCCAGTCTGCTCGGCTCTTCCCTATACCGCATTGCTACCTCCAAGAGGTACCACCTTCAGCCCATGCACCTGCTCTCCCTTGCTGTCCTCATTGTTGTCTTCTCCCTCTTCATGTTGACTTTCTCCACCAGCCCAGGCCAGGAGAGTCCAGTGGAATCCTTCATAGCCTTCCTACTTATCGAATTGGCCTGTGGGCTCTACTTTCCCAGCATGAGCTTCCTACGGAGAAAGGTGATCCCTGAGACAGAGCAAGGTGGTGTACTCAACTGGTTCCGGGTGCCTCTGCACTTGTTGGCCTGCCTGGGGCTCCTGGTCCTCCATGACAGTGATCACAAAACTGGCACTCGGAACATGTTCAGTGTCTGCTTCGCTGTCATGGTGATGGCTCTGCTGGCGGTGGTGGGGCTCTTCACTGTAGTGAGGCATGATGCTGAGCTGCGGGTGCCCTCACCCACCGGGGAGCCTTATGCCCCTGAGCTCTAG